The genomic interval CAGATCGTTTTGATGATGGTTTAGATACTTTAATTGGAGAAAGAGGCGTGAAGCTTTCTGGTGGGCAACGTCAAAGATTGGCAATTGCAAGGGCTATTTTAGCAGATCCAAAAATTATTATTTTAGATGAAGCAACGTCTAGTTTAGATACAGAAAGTGAAGCTTTAATTCAGAAAAGTTTGTCTAAATTGGTAAAAGATAGAACAACGATTGTGATTGCTCACAGGTTGAGTACTATTAAAAAAGCAGATCAGATTTTAGTGGTAGAAGCGGGGAGTATTGCAGAAAGAGGCACGCATGATGAGTTGATTGCGAAACAAGGAAGGTATTATGATTTGTATACGTATCAATCTAAAATATAGGCGCAGTAGATAAAAATTATATTGTCTGTTCGAGCTCAGTCGAGAACTAATAGGTTTCGACTGCGCTCAACCAGACATTTTTCTTAAATCTAATAGACTATAATTTATGTACATAATGTCTAACTTTTAATTTAACATTTAAATTTCACTCCTTTTGTAAAGAAATACAATAAAAACGACTTTTTAAACTATCGAATTTAAATATATAATCGAATTATGAAAAAAGTACTTTTATTGTTAATTGTAGTCATTGCAATTTCTTGTAAGAATGAACCTAAAAAAGATGTTAAAGAATCTGTAAAACAAGTTGAAGTTAAAAAAGAAACTTTCCCAGAAGAGTTAGGAAAAGTTTTTAAAGCTCATGGAGGAATTGACACTTGGAGAAATGCGGAAGTTTTATCCTTTAAAAAAGGAGAAGAAGTGCATACTATCAATTTACAATCTCGTATAAATGTAATTAATGCACCCAATTATGCTGTTGGTTTCGACGGAAAAAATGTTTGGTTAGACGAAGCAGAAGAAGGAACTTTTAAAGGGAGTCCTGCTTTTTATCACAATTTATTCTTCTATTTCTATGCAATGCCTTTTGTGTTAGCGGATGAAGGAATTATGTATGAGAAAATTGCACCTTTAACTTTTGATGGTGTAGATTATCCTGGTTATAAAATGTCTTTTAAATCTAATGTTGGTAGTTCTCCTGATGATAATTACAAGTTATATTTTAACGCAGAAACGCATCAAATGGAATGGTTAGCGTACACAGCGACATTTATGTCTAAAAAACCAAGTGATAAATTCAATATCATTAAATATGGTAAATGGAATAATGTAAACGGATTGATTTTACCATCAGAAATTACTTGGTAT from Polaribacter sejongensis carries:
- a CDS encoding DUF6503 family protein, which encodes MKKVLLLLIVVIAISCKNEPKKDVKESVKQVEVKKETFPEELGKVFKAHGGIDTWRNAEVLSFKKGEEVHTINLQSRINVINAPNYAVGFDGKNVWLDEAEEGTFKGSPAFYHNLFFYFYAMPFVLADEGIMYEKIAPLTFDGVDYPGYKMSFKSNVGSSPDDNYKLYFNAETHQMEWLAYTATFMSKKPSDKFNIIKYGKWNNVNGLILPSEITWYKKDENGVPTEPARPAAVFSDASISKNNLTDSFFAKPVK